Part of the Pelmatolapia mariae isolate MD_Pm_ZW linkage group LG3_W, Pm_UMD_F_2, whole genome shotgun sequence genome is shown below.
TGTCAACCCAACAAAAGGCACTTTCACAATATATAAAAGAAGGTAttccttttttaaagtttactttTATATTTGTTATAGTTGAGTTAGGCAGGGCTTTTGTGCAGTCCTAAGAAACATACTGCCTAGAGTGTTTTTCACTTTGTGgaagagtttcttttttttttttttctgttagtgtATGGAACTGAGGTGCTTCCTTGGGTGCTGCTTCAGTTGTTGGAGGATGGAGAAGAGGACGCAGCCATGACTTGTGAGACGGCGTCTGAGTCAGCTACTACTCACTGGGCGATCAGAAACATGATGTCCTTGCAAAAGCGGAAAGAGACCAGGCCTTGTCTTATAGACAATATGTTAGCTACTCTGGATCCACAGTCACAccgtgtgtgtcagtgtggcaAACAAGTAGTTGTGAGGTGTCTGGACTACCTGCCTCTTCCATTCCTTTGTGCTGACTGTGATATTGCAGTTCACACACGCTTTGTCCTGCACAACAGAGAGGCAGTAACAGGAGGGTTTTTGCAGCCTTCATAAGTCTTATGCATTTCTTGCTATGTACTATGAGTGGTtgctgttattgtatttttattgtgtatCAGTCAATTTCCaattctttttatatatattgtgtgttttaatgttaGTTCGGCTGTTGCCTGTGCAAAGGCCAGACCATGTGTGTGACTGCCCAGCAGGTAACGTTGAGGTTTCACCCGGCGCAGTTGTGGCTCTTGTAACCATAAATGGTTGCCCTTTTGTCACACAGTACATACACAATAGATGTGTTTGCAGGTTTTAGTGCAAATTGTACATtgcaatcatcatcatcatcgtttatttatatagcactttaaaaacacataaggctgaccaaagtgctgaacaatagaaacataatagatACATCTATAAGAATTGCTATCTTGTTTTGAATTACCCTCGGCCCGCAGTATATGTGGGCACCTGTCAAAGGTCATTTGGATTTACCAGACCGCtttgaaaacaacatgaaatcttcacaacatgaaaaaaatgaatgctttGACCCATGACTGAGTTTATCCTTATCCTTCCTAAAGGCTGTTATAACCTTGCACTGCCAGTGGTGAGCTGCACCAGCTGTGACCTAATGTGGTCCCCCTCAGTTAAGGACATCCTGGGTAGTGGATATTGGCCTGGCACTTTAAATTTCTGCACCCTGTTTTCAATGGATGTCTTTCTATGACATTAAGAAGGCTGGACCAGGGATGTCACTTAAGGCATTTGTCAAAATGCTGGATGAAAGAACAGCCCATTTTGGAAGGGTGAGTTTCTAAATTTGCCAAGTTTAAGGAAATTGTGCAAATCAATGTTTATGATGACTGTCCTTGaatattctgttgtttgtcctcTACTTAAAAGACTGGCCGAATATCAGCTGATGCCTTCAGTAAAAGCTTCGTGGAGTGGAGTGCTGTAAAGTTTGAGGTGGACAGGATGTGCAAGGAGCCATGCTTTAGCTGCCCTGCCTGCACTCCAGACGTGCTTGCTGTCTCAGTTGATGGAAACCGTAATCTTTATCGCTTTCAATCAAATACAAGGTACGTTATGCATTGTGTACATAAATCAAATATGGCTTTgaagaaaaaagtattttaatgtttcttttcaaacaaCTGTCACTGTGTCCGTTCAGCACTTCAGAGCAGGCGAACTTTGAAGGTGTCTTCATTGAAAAAGATGAGAAAGTTTCTGAGTTTATGAAATACATCCAGAGACACACAAATGATGTAAGAGACtcatatatattagtgctgtcagcgttaatcttgttaaaatgacgttaacgccataaccatatacacatatgtgtgtgtgtgtatatacatatatggatgggtggatatttattttttttctcttggtgTTGTTATAATACtatttactttttcttaatGTATACTTAATTTTGTCAccatgtgtatttaaaaaaacaaaacaaaaaacaacatgatttttattttgtgttatcaGTGCTGTCCTGGGGAGATATGAGGTCTTGTGTGACTTAAGGCTAATTCAGCTAATTGTTatgcatttgttttaaaaagtttgtccCTGATAGGGCTTAATCATGTCATGTCTTTTATGTTAAAATCATTGAGTGTATAGGTCCCGGGGAAAGGGTTGTGCGGATCTTCATCTTGGACAGCAGCAAAGGAGTCGTCCAAAAAGTCCACTGGGAAGTTGGATGAAGAGGGCATGGAAATAGCTGTTTGTTGCCACGGAGTCCTGTTAGCGGCATTGAACATGTTTCGAGGGGAGATCTTTGCTTACCCTCTTTTTCTCCAGAGGAAGTTGGCAGCTAACGTCCCAGGACATATTACCTTCCTTTGCTCCGATGTGGCCTGCAAATATTTCCCCTATTTAACCAAGGTGGCTCAGCTGTGCCCTGAGCTGAGGAACCTCTTGTCAATGCATCCTTTACTCTCCGTCATGCATGCAAAGGCTCACATTTGGAAATGCGAGGTATACTGCAGCTTGTAGTTTTGGATTACTTTGAGACATTTTGTTATAAGGTTGAATGAATTTAGCAATCATGTATTTTGACCTTTCTATAGATCAAATGGGGAGGTGCGTTTCAGGATGGGGCCGGTTCTACAGTTGGGCGGCCATCACAACAAAGTACATGTCTAAAGCAGgtatgtgtctgtatgtgagATTCCACTCAGTCTCCTGCTCATTAATTCTTATTTGTATACTAACTGAAATGCAGGGCGAACAGACATGCCGACCCTCCTGGCTTTGGGGTGGAACAAAAGGAAAGTGGAACAACTGGGCCGCAGTTTGAGCCAGAGATATCtcaaggtgattttttttcaaaaaccattttaatgtgtgtggtAATGGGGGAAAAACACCAGTACTCTAAAAACATCAATGTGAATGACATTTATTAATGTATTCTTAGATCATAAGGATCCTTAGAGAACAAGTGGAGAGCCTGAATGTGACCAAAAATGAGCTGGGTGTGGATGACGACACACTGCAGCAATGGGTGGCCGATGTGCAGAAATGGGCTGAAGGTGAGTCTCAGTATAATGCACTCGTGTATAACAATAGGACCCACCATGGCCTCATTAAAGAACTTAAGGTAGAGTTAATATCTTTCTGACAGTGtcaacaaacaatgaaaaataagccTTGTAAAAGTGGAATTTATGGCAGAGTTGTTGCATTTGATCAAATTGGATTGGGCCTGGGTTGAAGTGATGTCGTACTAGTTGGTTTTATAAACCTGAACACCAACATACTTGTTATCTAATGATAATGCAGCACATGAAGGCTACAGATGTCTTATAATGAATGTCATCAAGTCAGTGATTACAGAGTCCACTGTAGTTTGGTGACTGTTACTCATCCTGTATTCTGATTAATATTCCTCTCAGTTAGAAACTGATCAAACTGATGGCAGCCTTGGAGCGTTGCAGGCACGCTTGTCGTCATCATCAGAGTGCGAACACAAAGTCTTTACAGACAAAATGGTGTCacagtttctttgaaatggaCCGTTTGATACTTAGTTTGTACAGCTAGTttgtaaacagaataaaatcagaTCCAGGTTTGTTTAATCTGGATGTGATGCGTGTTCTAGCAAACAAATTGATGAGTgtagattaaaatgtaaatatatacattATGTGAAGGTGTGccttttttatgattatttacaGATAGCAACAAGAGGCGACACAGAATTCGCAAGGTCATCTTAGTTGAGAAGAAACGCTAGGTGGCTGCTGTTGACGACTACAACAAGCTTGCTGAACCAACAAGCAAATCGTATCCAGTGATGCCCTCATGCAGACCGACATTTGGCTCTGGCAGAGCACAAGTGAACGTAAGCTCTCGATTTATAAATATCCTTTTTAAACAAACTCCCAGTATCTGAGCAGTAGTTGAATGTTTTGTTCTTGAGTCATAACGTGCTACTATGTTTTCCCATCTGATGTTGTTAAACTGTAGCTGCTGCAGACCTCCAGACAAAGAGAAAGGTCTTTGAGAAGGTGATGGCTGTGAGGCGCCTGAGAGAGGAGGACATGATCCTTTGCAGGGAGATGCGGCATCACTGGACAGTGTTGCGAATGCGATCTGTGGTGTTGGGGACAGTCTCCTCAGACTGTAAGcacatcttttatttattaattatttgatGAATCGATTGAAAATGAGAGCAGATGCTAAAGTCTTACTGGATCTTTTACCTATATCTAGATTGCTAGCTAACACTGCCTTCtccctttaaaaaaagtttaattacagGATCATAATTCCTTGTGTTTATGaggtgaggttttttttgtttgtttgtttttttactttactcatatttatttgttttgttctttttacagcCTCCCTTGTTTGCATGTCGGAGGATGCACAGAAGGGACTCCATAgcctggttttaaaaaaacaaagtgaactgAAAGCTGAAATGCTCAAAGTAAAGGACACGTACAAGAGAATCCTCAGCCACCAACCACTCCTGGAAATGGActcggaggaggaggaagacgacATTCCAGACGATGCCACTGAGAGTGATTTGAGCACTTCTGATGAAGACTGATTGTGtcatcattgatgttatgtttggtaaaataaaaagttaatcaCATCtctgtttaatgtgatttttcaacagaccttttacattttgagaagaAAAATGGAATTCCCTTGGTGCAGTTGTTTACCCTGAATCATTCTTTCCCATCTAATTTAATGACTAGTGTACATGTTCAGATACAATAACATAATTTAATTCATGGaatgctttctgtgctgctcaaATTACCACAGAATTTAAAAGCACGAGGCAGCACACTCACAAAGaaatttttgttcagtgttttgtcgAAGAAATCAACAAGTACAATTGAGATGTTCGCTGTAGTGGTGTGTTGTTAAGAAGCATGCCAGCACACTGGTGAACTGACAGTCCCAGAATGCACCCGAGCCAGTGACTCGCCCCAGAGCAAATGAAATTGCATATCTAGAAAGACAACCGTCATCAAAGAATAAGTAAAAGAATAGGAAACAAATGGTAAGGGAAGGTACTGTGCAGTAGGAAAGAAAGGCCACAGCCatgcaaaatgacctccagcaggccacaaaTGTGCACGTCTGCTCAAACGGTCAGAAACTGACTCCATGAGGGTGGTATGAGGGCCCGACGTCCACAGGTGAGGGTTATGCTTGCAGCCCAACACCATGCAGAATGTTTGGCATTAGCCAGAGAACACgttgggcgtttatcaatatgtgtacttgcgttctcgtgtactcgtgatacgtcatcagtcggagaccaagtaggGGAGAGTGAGGTAAGATGAGCCACTTTTTACTCATGTTGCCCTGGATGTGAGAAAAAATGACACAGAAATAGAATGATAACATATTCCTTTATTTCAGGATGTCTCCTTTCAAATGTAATGATCAGAATCTATGTCTGATGACGCTGCCCAAAATAATgacctattaaaaaaaatgctcctTTGGCTCAACTTGCCCCAGATTAGGGGTAAATTGAACCTAGTCAGTGGGTAAACTGAGCCATCTTGGGGCAAACTGACCatgtagtttttaaaatgtaaaactgatcatattgtgaaaacaaaccaTTTTAACAGTTGTAAACCTGTGAGAACAAACCTGGAAACTGGTGGTTTCTAAACAAACCACCAGTTCAAAACCATTTATTCAAAAGAACTATTCAATATTCCAATGATCAAGGTTGCAGGGGAATATGAACTGTTGCTCCCTCCTTGCAGTTCCTCCAGCCTGTTGAGGTTGAGGTAGCTTCTTCAGCACATCCTTGCGTGGAAAGATGCCTCATCATTTTCCTTGAACACAAACGTGGGTTTCTTACTGCTAGTGATCCCTCGGATTCTTCTGAGAAATCTGGCACTCACTTCGTTGTCTGCAAAGCTGTCAACCAGGCCAATGTAATGGTGGCTCCTGGATTTGGATGCAAATCTTACGATGACAAAGTCACCAACTACCAGGTCTGAGACATCTGGTTCACTTCTTTCATCGCTGGAACTCTCATACTCAGAAGTGTCTTCAAATGGGATGGGAACATCACTCTCCTCAGAGCTGCTTTCCACTGCAATTTTTGTCTGGGTTTGTTTCCTCTTCCACATTTTCCTCTCCTGAGTGTTGACCTGTCAATTTGTCTTTCTTTAGCCACTGATCTTATGGACTTTCCTCCCTTGACTTCACTCGCTGCCCTTTCAATCTCCTCCAGGGGTGTTGAGCCCCAGCTGGTCTTCCGTCTGTAGGTCCTTGGCATGATATCTTTTCTATAATAGTTAACATATGACAAATACAACAAAAGGGTTCAGTATACTGAACTAAAATACTATTTAATAAGTCAGAGCCTTAAATAAATTTCAGTGCCTTATGGTGGGGTAGGTTGAACCATTGGATCAATTTACCCCATAGCCTTTGGCTCACTTTGCCCCATAGCCACCATTTTGAAAAAAACGGGCTAGTTTAGCAATTTAGGCTAATCTTTAGAAAACTTCTTCAGATGATATTATATTTTAGAAACCCACCAACATGTATAATATATCATTTTAGACACAGAtacatttgttttaatattacaGTCAATTTACCTGATATGCAGAAATTTTACTTTGACaagcagaaaacatttttttgtgtaatACAGACTTACCCCTTCTCCAATGTGCTCCTCTTTAATATAGCAGGATGGAAATGATGAGTGCTTCCTGGATTTATGGTCACATGacaaaacatgaacacagtTACCTAGATAcaagcagggctggactgggacaaaaaatcggcccgggcattttgactagagaccggcccaccaggatagagaacgaaaatgtgacgtcattcaggggtaaaaccgcaaaggattctgggaacttgtggcaagaggtactagcgcatgcaggctttcaattgaactcagttacacagggataaaaagaaacacaaaaaatggcaagaagctgttgtattattaactgcaatagccggtcgcatgacagccacgggaagccgacgggtaaagagatcatttttttttttatcggattatgtcgttgaagagaaatttttTAAGCCATGTAACTAAGAGCCGATGGATAGtctggatataccaaatataacgtcccagaacactccagctcacatgttagtctgctccaagcattcccacaaaggtcagtgttttgtagtagttaatacgtcatttttcttaacataattggtgagataggttacaagcaagtctggcgctgaacagaaattgttgcgctatgctcctttatttattgtgcataaatagtgaattgtcctgacagaatactgcgtttcgcttctgttattaccacggtacattgacaaaaccatatacttttattcacaggataaaacagttgttttgtatcactaattgtccagtgcgattacaacatacaatattgtcactgctacatttctgtgatgcgtaccagaaattatttccactactaattaattaccgttgagttcaaatgttatattaataaatggttaacgaatgtgtatttatgatgacgatttgtgagactggtaaacttacctttgtttgtaccATGGTCTTTGGTTCTACatggtgcatttcaaggtcctgtacccatccgtcggtaaactgtacctgggcttgttgtgaagttactaaaaacttcatgagtgtatgcactcgcTCCAAGAACCATGAAAACAACTGCTTTGATGTACACTGcattgttggtatatatgtatcaatctaataaacttaaacctacaccatcctccctattctggatTTTACACAGTACATAGCGGAAACAAaaagactgcttggtcgagttaacctcctgaactatctacaataCATGGTAGAAACCTTAAATTAAGATCAAGaacactagaggtgagacatgatcattaattaatattaaaattaataaatgacattagtgatattttcataaacacctcctttcctttttttgttttccattttctttagttcatctataaggctacgttcacactgcaggtcctaatgctcaattctgattttttgatcaaatccgattttttttgtctgcttgttcacactacacatAAAACGCGACATCAAACGCTCTCTAGtgccgcatgcgcaaaagaagacgtcacacacaacgcactctgtttagacccagagcaacagtattgtttgactgatgaccttaatataaagacttcggactttatgtttcccaatttttgctttaagttattttgttatttacataataatgtagataacctaataatgatccttattgctgtttcagaggagcggtgcttcaaaggatagctgcagatttctgtcagaatctgcagaaaatacagtacaaataaaatgttcacgtttcttcGACGtggtcttcccaacagtttcaccggATGGCCAGGaatcgttcgcgatgtcttatcgggcgcttctccggcgatgataattggcgtctgtcttgtgtcagtgacgtaaaagacggatttaatgcgacttgaccgttcaaacagcagtcgctttctaaaacatcggatacgtattggattcagtaccacatgtaaaagtgacccagatcggatttgaaaatatcggatttgtgccgttcacactgtcataccatgatctgatacgggtcgcataggggcaaaaaaatcggatttgatgcacTTTCGCCTGTAGTGTGAGTAGCCTATGATTGCTAAACAAGGGGGAGGGTGCATCCggcctcctcggctgtaattggtccagcccagagtggATCATGACCAGTTGGCCAATCCAACACTTTTCATATAcccttcctaaaaaaaaaaataaaaataaaaaaaatccatcggcccataaaaacaaaaaaatcgccagcggcccaccgggcaaatgcccggtatgcccgatggccagtccagctatggatACAAGGGGTGGTTCAACTTACCCACTGGCTCATCTTACCTCACTCTCCcctactgttccaattcgaagtacgcatcaagccgagagcgcgaaaaagtcccggatgtgttctcgatccgcccgttttatcgagcatgcatcggtgtggacttgggacagctaaatatcccagaatgcatttcgtccaaaactcaacagcggactcccggcacatcgttttcaaccccccccccccgctcgcggacttctcactactcaggttaaagaaactccagcagctgtctatagtattgagtgtccactaaaatagaaataaaagcgttctaacatctcacctgcttgtttttattaaagtatgtacacgtatgtacatgtacactatttttattaatagaggtttcactactgaggttaaaaatgatatataagtcacttagatcacttctaaatgttaatgtttggtttatttcagtgttttatttgttcctgagtaaaccggtttggctgtaagttaagcttcataacgttactcacagttaaattaggaggggacggcagtaaaaactccggacctgtgacatcatcacgtacgcaggtgttccaattgtacatatcgcgagtccgtgctcgcgttctcggcgagtacgtactcaccgagaacgcaaGTATGTACTCGCGTGATTCCGACCAGTGATGTTTCCCATCAGGACCGAAGCATTCATGCTACCATAGGGTGAGACGCAGGTCACAAGGCTAAAACATAGATGAGAATGGTTGTCTATCTCTATGAGAAATACACAATCATTatttaactgcatgtcttttggTTGAACCCTGATTGGGTTCATGTTTCACAATGGATCTCACATATAAAACTACTTTCTCTTCATCCTGGTAtcaagttttacattttaaccctcacagctcgtctaactgtgagtcccagcagctctcagttctttaaaggagactttgtgtctctgagctgtgaggaggacgacagctctgctggatggactctgaggagaaacacaagcaaacaacagaAGAGTCAGTGTGGAACAGATGGATTTGGAAAACCAGCTGGGTCTTCCTGTAAGatcacacttttcccgtcagacagtggagtttactggtgtgagtccagagagggtcccatcagtaacatggttaacctgacagtcactggtaagctgagtgtgtggagttagtgttgatgaagctgtgtgtaaatggatgaaatgctgtagtttgtctctgtgttgaggtggatcagtgatcctgcagagtcctgtcctccctgtgatggagggagatgacgtcactctgctctgtaaaacaaagaccactccctccaacctcccagctgctttctataaagatggctccctcatcaggaagcagcctacaggtcacatgaccatccagcatgtttccaggtctgatgaaggcctctacaagtgtgacatcagcggtcatggagagtctccatccagctggatcactgtcacaggtgaggAGCTTCACTCTGATTCTGTCTCTTAATTTATCCACATTTTCATCTGAACAGGTGGGattctctctgcaggtagaCCTCCAACCACAACCTCGCCCACCACTTCTACAAATATGCCCCCTACCTCTGCTTTGTCCCCTTACTCCACCACCCTCCATCTTGTGATCAGAGTAGTCTGTCACCTGGTGGTGTTCTGTCCATACTTCATCTCCACTTTCATCGTGGTGTCGTTATATCGAGGCAGAGCCAAAGGTAAGTCTCTGAGTCTCCTCGATaatttatcattatcatttatgattgattttatattatttctCTGATGACCTCATGTTACAGAAAATGACCCCACTATCCCCATGGCAACAGCAACCAATGCTGAGCAGAGACTGTGTGAGGACTATGATGATATTGGGTTGGTGACCACTGAGCATCAGTTCTAAGCTCATGCTCCATCAGATGGTGTTCATCAGGTCACTGTGACTGaattatatgtgacatcataacACCTGGCTTTGTTCATATGAACTTTATGAATAAAGGTTTTCCTTGTTGACATCCTGATGTTGCTTTTTCACACGTTTGTAGTTTTTAAGTTTTATGTTAGTGTCAGTGAGAGGGAAGATATGCAAGCTTGATCAACAACAGTATAAGTACATGTAAGCAGTTAACATGACATTcgtgtctttagactgtggtaGTAAACCCACACAGGCTCCTGTCTGCTTCCTCGTATGTATGTTTTTCTACAGACTCGTGTACATCACAGCCTACAGACTCTTGTGCAACACTTCTCTGTGTAGCTGAAACTTTGACTGTGGCTCTATTTTAACCGTCTGTTGTGTGGTTACTCTCAGCTTTGTCTGCAGTCCTCGGCTTTCAGATCTGTGTTTCTCATC
Proteins encoded:
- the LOC134617759 gene encoding uncharacterized protein LOC134617759, with the translated sequence MPTLLALGWNKRKVEQLGRSLSQRYLKIIRILREQVESLNVTKNELGVDDDTLQQWVADVQKWAEAAADLQTKRKVFEKVMAVRRLREEDMILCREMRHHWTVLRMRSVVLGTVSSDSSLVCMSEDAQKGLHSLVLKKQSELKAEMLKVKDTYKRILSHQPLLEMDSEEEEDDIPDDATETRLTVSPSSSQFFKGDFVSLSCEEDDSSAGWTLRRNTSKQQKSQCGTDGFGKPAGSSCKITLFPSDSGVYWCESREGPISNMVNLTVTGGSVILQSPVLPVMEGDDVTLLCKTKTTPSNLPAAFYKDGSLIRKQPTGHMTIQHVSRSDEGLYKCDISGHGESPSSWITVTGRPPTTTSPTTSTNMPPTSALSPYSTTLHLVIRVVCHLVVFCPYFISTFIVVSLYRGRAKENDPTIPMATATNAEQRLCEDYDDIGLVTTEHQF